In Cinclus cinclus chromosome 13, bCinCin1.1, whole genome shotgun sequence, a genomic segment contains:
- the ANKRD34C gene encoding ankyrin repeat domain-containing protein 34C produces the protein MDEVTELELGGNSLLKAVWLGRLRLTRLLLEGGAYINESNDKGETALMVACITTHVDQQSIHKAKMVKYLLDNRADPNIQDKSGKTALMHACIRGAGGEVVSLLLDSGADPSLEDHSGASALVHAINAEDKAVLQHLLNACRAKGKEVIIITMDTSASGTKTAKQYLNVAPALEFKERAPPEEGTAPCSHPKTPTSAPSPAEKESSVLTPQPSHTGDTEPPSPGQRAGTARRAQLPRLKRLRSEPWGLVAPSVLAASSHRDDTRVCTDSEVITGIGDLSLSKKPSLTRSSSSKGRDPSLFPSVDEQAPGPLAWKATHEKSPGTHPCLSRSVTVPEEPESTSSAAGMDTPHWWRPGTEHNGDSGVTEVGKGPSERRKLSGSHLALLDGSCGSPSGSTSTSPSAVQRQPLGLLERRGSGTLLLDHISHTRPGYLPPLNVNPNPPIPDIGSSKAPSPLAAGLKPLVPLTPSSPRRGDLRAHRKLLRRHSMQAEQMRHLSDFEEVVAQ, from the coding sequence atGGATGAAGtgacagagctggagctggggggaAACTCCCTCCTGAAGGCCGTGTGGCTCGGCCGGCTGCGGCTGACCcggctgctgctggaagggggAGCCTACATCAACGAAAGCAATGACAAGGGTGAGACTGCGCTGATGGTGGCCTGCATCACCACACACGTGGACCAGCAGAGCATCCACAAGGCCAAGATGGTGAAGTACCTGCTGGACAACAGAGCCGATCCCAACATCCAGGACAAGTCTGGGAAAACCGCACTCATGCACGCCTGCAtccgaggggctgggggcgaggtggtgtccctgctgctggacaGTGGGGCAGACCCCAGCCTGGAAGACCACTCAGGAGCCTCGGCGCTGGTCCACGCCATCAATGCCGAGGacaaggctgtgctgcagcatctcctgaaCGCCTGCAGAGCCAAGGGGAAGGAGGTGATCATCATCACCATGGACACGTCAGCCTCCGGCACCAAGACCGCCAAGCAGTACCTGAACGTTGCCCCTGCGCTGGAGTTCAAAGAGAGGGCTCCCCCAGAGGAGGGCACAGCCCCCTGCAGTCACCCAAAAACTCCCACCTCAGCACCTTCCCCTGCCGAGAAGGAGAGCAGCGTTCTCACCCCACAGCCTTCACACACTGGGGACACCGAGCCACCCTCCCCGGGCCAGAGAGCTGGCACTGCCCGACGAGCCCAGCTGCCCCGGCTGAAGCGGCTGCGCTCAGAGCCGTGGGGTCTGGTGGCACCCTCGGTGTTGGCAGCCTCGAGTCACCGTGACGACACACGGGTCTGCACTGACAGTGAGGTCATCACGGGCATCGGCGACCTCTCGCTCTCCAAAAAGCCCTCCCTCacccgcagcagcagcagcaagggaagggacccctctctctttccctcagTGGATGAGCAGGCACCGGGGCCACTGGCGTGGAAAGCCACGCACGAGAAGAGCCCAGGCACCCACCCGTGCCTGTCCCGGAGCGTCACGGTCCCAGAGGAGCCAGAGAGCACGAGCTCGGCCGCGGGGATGGACACTCCACACTGGTGGAGGCCAGGCACTGAGCACAACGGAGACTCCGGGGTCACCGAGGTGGGCAAGGGCCCCTCAGAGAGGAGGAAGCTGAGCGGGTCCCACCTGGCCTTGCTGGATGGTTCCTGTGGCTCTCCCTCTGGCAGCACCAGCACATCACCCAGCGCCGTCCAGCGCCAGCCACTTGGCCTGCTGGAGAGGCGAGGATCCGGGACCCTGTTGCTGGACCACATCTCCCACACAAGGCCAGGATATCTGCCCCCCTTGAATGTGAACCCCAACCCCCCGATTCCTGACATTGGCTCCAGCAAAGCCCCCTCCCCGCTGGCTGCTGGGCTGAAGCCACTGGTGCCCCTCACGCCCAGCTCGCCCAGGCGGGGTGATCTGAGAGCCCACAGGAAGCTCCTCCGCAGACATTCCatgcaggcagagcagatgCGGCACCTCTCCGATTTTGAGGAGGTTGTGGCACAGTAG